The following are from one region of the Littorina saxatilis isolate snail1 linkage group LG4, US_GU_Lsax_2.0, whole genome shotgun sequence genome:
- the LOC138965533 gene encoding uncharacterized protein — protein sequence MKKNQLSIPTHLFTAVLCAFFFLDQDVLMVFATPEERLDTIGVYSMSNKKQCQRVCWYRQLCTSFSYLDNTGNGGVNCVLHSSHVEDHLASDADTVTVTTSPQWLEQIVLPPPPTSVNSCSGSRPCGAAGFCVPQGNGAFRCASLPAKCGDPDPIPNASLSNVSKEQGDVVSVQCVKEFVQSPRYVSMEIECQINSRWTGFQGECMQAVYHSPSARLLARVPWSLNDRWNVCVKGTFDSYQRMTYDFVTGSGSGADLAIQVDFRLNWGLDQNMINVVSKIAGTWANNKKITSPQLPLQAGDDFQLTFHVNGDYLRLSVLRNQDDVATKFNVDISLSSGFDLTRPVLYIRTGSDASLNYVNVAAGC from the exons ATGAAGAAGAATCAACTCTCCATACCAACTCATCTCTTCACTGCAGTACTGTGCGCGTTCTTCTTCCTTGATCAAGATGTGTTGATGGTATTTGCAACACCAGAAGAACGACTGGACACCATCGGAGTCTACAGTATGTCCAACAAGAAACAGTGCCAGAGAGTCTGCTGGTACCGGCAATTGTGCACATCCTTCAGTTATCTCGACAACACGGGCAATGGTGGAGTCAACTGTGTTCTTCATTCCAGCCACGTTGAAG ACCATCTTGCTTCAGATGCTGACACGGTCACCGTGACAACTTCTCCACAATGGTTGGAACAGATTgttctcccccctcctcccacctCCGTCAACAGCTGCAGCGGCTCCCGACCGTGCGGTGCGGCAGGATTCTGTGTCCCACAAGGCAACGGCGCCTTCCGCTGTGCGTCACTTCCGGCAAAATGTGGAGACCCAGACCCTATTCCTAACGCTAGTCTCAGCAATGTGTCCAAAGAACAGGGGGATGTGGTCTCTGTTCAGTGCGTGAAGGAGTTTGTGCAGAGTCCTCGCTACGTCTCCATGGAAATCGAGTGTCAG atCAATTCTCGCTGGACCGGCTTTCAAGGGGAATGCATGCAGGCCGTTTACCACAGCCCATCGGCACGCCTCCTAGCTCGGGTACCCTGGTCACTGAATGATAGGTGGAACGTGTGTGTGAAGGGGACATTTGACAGCTACCAGAGGATGACCTACGACTTCGTCACAGGAAGTGGGTCCGGTGCCGACTTGGCTATTCAAGTAGATTTCAG ACTAAATTGGGGCTTGGACCAGAATATGATCAACGTTGTCTCCAAGATCGCAGGTACGTGGGCCAACAACAAGAAGATCACCTCCCCGCAGTTACCCCTTCAGGCAGGCGACGACTTTCAGCTCACTTTCCACGTCAACGGTGACTACCTGCGGCTGAGTGTGCTGCGTAACCAGGATGATGTTGCCACCAAATTCAACGTAGATATATCTCTCAGCTCTGGTTTTGACCTCACGAGGCCGGTTCTCTACATCCGGACCGGCTCTGACGCCTCGCTGAATTACGTCAATGTTGCTGCAGGGTGTTAG